The following are encoded together in the Campylobacter devanensis genome:
- the rplQ gene encoding 50S ribosomal protein L17, with amino-acid sequence MRHNHGYRKLGRTSSHRAALLKNLTIAIVKAGRIETTLPKAKELRSYVEKLITRARKGDFNAHKFVFASLQDKEATNKLVTQIAPKYANRNGGYTRIIKTRTRKGDAAEMAYIELVSE; translated from the coding sequence ATGAGACACAATCACGGATATAGAAAACTAGGCCGCACTAGCTCTCACCGTGCTGCTTTGCTTAAAAACCTTACGATCGCAATCGTTAAGGCTGGTAGAATTGAAACTACACTGCCAAAAGCAAAAGAGCTAAGAAGCTACGTAGAAAAATTAATTACAAGAGCTAGAAAAGGCGATTTTAACGCTCATAAATTTGTATTTGCATCTTTACAAGATAAAGAAGCTACTAACAAATTAGTTACTCAAATCGCACCAAAATATGCAAATAGAAATGGTGGCTACACTAGAATTATCAAAACACGCACCAGAAAAGGTGACGCAGCTGAAATGGCTTATATCGAGCTAGTATCTGAATAA
- the rpsM gene encoding 30S ribosomal protein S13 — translation MARIAGVDLPKKKRVEYGLTYIYGIGLYTSRKILDAVGISYDKRVYELSEDEAAAIRKEIQEHYMVEGDLRKSVAMDIKALMDLGSFRGLRHRKGLPVRGQKTKTNARTRKGRRKTVGAATK, via the coding sequence ATGGCTCGTATTGCAGGTGTTGATTTACCAAAGAAAAAAAGAGTTGAGTATGGCCTTACATATATCTATGGTATAGGGCTATATACTTCAAGAAAAATTCTTGATGCTGTAGGTATCTCTTATGACAAGAGAGTTTATGAGCTAAGTGAAGATGAAGCCGCTGCGATCAGAAAAGAGATCCAAGAGCACTATATGGTTGAAGGTGACCTAAGAAAAAGTGTAGCTATGGATATTAAGGCTTTAATGGATTTAGGTAGCTTTAGAGGCTTAAGACACAGAAAAGGTCTGCCAGTGCGTGGTCAAAAAACAAAAACAAACGCAAGAACTAGAAAAGGCAGAAGAAAAACTGTTGGCGCTGCTACTAAATAA
- the rpmJ gene encoding 50S ribosomal protein L36, whose product MKVRPSVKKMCDKCKIVKRKGIVHVICENPKHKQRQG is encoded by the coding sequence ATGAAAGTTCGTCCTTCTGTAAAGAAGATGTGTGACAAATGTAAAATTGTCAAACGCAAAGGCATAGTTCATGTAATTTGCGAAAATCCAAAACATAAACAAAGACAAGGATAA
- a CDS encoding DNA-directed RNA polymerase subunit alpha encodes MRKITTSAYMPTDIEVIPVSENVAKIVAYPFETGYAVTLAHPLRRLLYTSTVGFAPTAVKIEGVSHEFDSMRGMLEDVTLFIINLKNLRFKLKNDSEHEVIEYSFKGPKEITGADLCNDIVSIVNPEAYLATINEDAELKFTLVIEKGIGYVPSEEIRESVESGYIALDAFFTPVKHAVYEIENVLVEDNPDYEKIVLTITTDGQVSPLEAFKNSIEAMYKQMAIFNNILSIDVNMAMTSSQGSSEHSKLLESIENLNLSARSFNCLDKAEIKFIGELALMEESELKELKNLGKKSLDEIKAVMAEIGYPFSENKLGDSKESLRKKIAELKS; translated from the coding sequence ATGAGAAAGATAACAACATCAGCTTACATGCCTACTGATATAGAGGTTATCCCAGTAAGTGAAAATGTAGCTAAAATAGTAGCATATCCATTTGAAACTGGTTATGCAGTTACTCTAGCTCATCCGCTTCGCAGACTACTTTATACAAGTACAGTTGGATTTGCTCCAACTGCTGTTAAAATCGAGGGCGTATCGCACGAATTCGATAGTATGCGTGGTATGCTAGAAGATGTAACACTATTTATCATAAATCTCAAAAATTTACGATTTAAGCTAAAAAATGACTCAGAACATGAAGTTATCGAGTATAGCTTCAAAGGGCCAAAAGAGATAACTGGTGCTGATTTATGTAACGATATCGTTAGTATAGTAAATCCTGAAGCATATCTAGCAACAATAAATGAAGATGCTGAGCTTAAATTTACACTGGTAATAGAAAAAGGTATCGGTTATGTTCCTAGTGAAGAGATTAGAGAGAGTGTAGAGAGTGGCTATATCGCTCTTGATGCGTTTTTTACACCAGTTAAACATGCAGTTTATGAGATTGAAAATGTCCTAGTTGAGGATAATCCAGACTATGAAAAAATAGTTTTAACTATAACTACTGATGGTCAGGTGTCACCTTTAGAGGCGTTTAAAAACTCAATTGAGGCTATGTACAAGCAAATGGCAATATTTAATAATATTTTAAGTATAGACGTAAATATGGCCATGACATCATCTCAAGGTTCTAGTGAGCATTCAAAATTACTAGAGAGCATCGAAAATTTAAATCTATCAGCTAGAAGTTTTAACTGCTTAGATAAGGCTGAGATTAAATTTATCGGTGAGCTTGCTTTGATGGAAGAGAGCGAGTTAAAAGAGCTTAAAAATTTAGGTAAAAAATCTCTTGATGAGATTAAGGCTGTAATGGCTGAAATTGGCTATCCATTTAGCGAGAATAAGCTAGGCGATAGCAAAGAATCACTCAGAAAAAAGATAGCTGAGTTAAAATCATAA
- the rpsK gene encoding 30S ribosomal protein S11 — protein MAKRKVIKKKVVKKNIARGIVYVSATFNNTMVTVTDEMGNAIAWSSAGGLGFKGSKKSTPYAAQQAVEDALNKAKEHGIKEVGIKVQGPGSGRETAVKSIGAVEGIKVLYLKDITPLAHNGCRPPKRRRV, from the coding sequence ATGGCAAAGAGAAAAGTAATTAAGAAAAAAGTAGTTAAAAAAAATATAGCTAGAGGCATTGTATATGTTTCTGCTACATTTAATAATACAATGGTTACGGTTACTGATGAGATGGGTAATGCTATTGCTTGGAGTAGTGCTGGTGGCTTAGGCTTTAAAGGTAGCAAAAAATCAACCCCATACGCAGCTCAACAAGCTGTAGAAGATGCATTAAATAAAGCTAAAGAGCATGGCATTAAAGAAGTAGGCATCAAAGTTCAAGGCCCAGGTAGTGGTAGAGAAACAGCAGTTAAAAGTATCGGCGCAGTAGAAGGAATTAAGGTGCTATATCTAAAAGATATAACTCCTCTAGCTCACAATGGCTGCAGACCACCAAAACGCCGCCGCGTGTAA
- the rpsD gene encoding 30S ribosomal protein S4 — MARYRGPVEKLERRLGVSLALKGERRLAGKSALEKRPYAPGQHGQRKAKVSEYGLQLREKQKAKFMYGVSEKQFRRLFAEAARREGNTGALLISLLEQRLDNVVYRMGFASTRRFARQLVTHGHILVNGKRVDIPSYRVRAGEKIEIVEKSKENPQIVRAIELTNQTGMVAWVDVEKDKKYGIFTRIPEREEVIIPVEERYIVELYSK; from the coding sequence ATGGCAAGATATAGAGGACCAGTTGAAAAATTAGAAAGACGCCTAGGTGTATCTCTTGCACTTAAAGGCGAAAGAAGACTAGCTGGCAAGAGCGCATTAGAAAAAAGACCATACGCTCCAGGCCAACACGGACAAAGAAAAGCTAAAGTAAGCGAATATGGCTTACAATTAAGAGAGAAACAAAAAGCTAAATTTATGTATGGCGTAAGTGAAAAACAATTTAGAAGATTATTTGCCGAAGCCGCAAGAAGAGAGGGAAATACCGGTGCACTTCTTATCTCTTTATTAGAGCAAAGACTTGATAATGTAGTTTATAGAATGGGCTTTGCATCTACTAGAAGATTCGCAAGACAGCTAGTAACTCACGGCCATATCTTAGTAAATGGCAAAAGAGTTGATATCCCTTCATACAGAGTAAGAGCCGGTGAAAAGATAGAAATTGTCGAGAAAAGCAAAGAAAACCCACAAATCGTTCGTGCTATAGAGCTTACTAATCAAACAGGCATGGTGGCTTGGGTTGATGTAGAAAAAGATAAAAAATATGGAATTTTCACTAGAATTCCAGAACGAGAAGAGGTTATCATTCCAGTTGAGGAAAGATATATAGTCGAGCTTTACTCTAAATAA